Proteins encoded by one window of Girardinichthys multiradiatus isolate DD_20200921_A chromosome 14, DD_fGirMul_XY1, whole genome shotgun sequence:
- the LOC124881378 gene encoding G2/M phase-specific E3 ubiquitin-protein ligase-like → MISVALAHGGIKPLFFSRRLYHSIASRPTPPVTLEEVDDRELQEQLQRVITAETLAEARDAIMEASSSLCLLGCSAGLRSLDEKEYFTQQALRAYVEGRTQKALEQFVDGMNAMGLAEKIRSHIEELEPLFVGGPKALQLQDLLDLFSVSFAEPGSNRRRAQNQTVMFWNDWLIEVDEGTRPVTLEQILVFVSGLNSIPPLGFPRRPIIEFLQCDDGSRKLYPEANTCEVTLRLPIHQTYDSFVHYMESGVIQAPTFGFL, encoded by the exons ATGATAAGTGTGGCCCTTGCCCATGGAGGAATCAAGCCCTTATTTTTTTCCCGGCGATTATACCACAGCATAGCCAGTCGTCCAACACCCCCAGTCACTCTTGAAGAAGTGGATGACAGAGAACTGCAGGAGCAACTGCAAAGG GTAATAACTGCAGAAACTCTGGCAGAAGCACGGGATGCCATAATGGAGGCTTCAAGTTCTCTTTGTCTTCTTGGCTGTTCTGCGGGTCTCCGAAGTCTGGATGAAAAGGAGTACTTTACACAACAAGCTCTAAGGGCATATGTCGAAGGAAGGACACAGAAAGCTTTGGAGCA ATTTGTGGATGGGATGAATGCCATGGGCCTtgctgaaaaaataagaagccaCATAGAGGAACTGGAACCACTATTTGTGGGTGGACCCAAAGCCCTTCAGCTCCAGGACCTCCTGGATCTTTTCAGTGTATCTTTTGCTGAACCAGGAAGCAACAGGCGCAGAGCACAGaaccaaacagtcatgttttggaaTGACTGGCTGATTGAGGTGGATG aGGGAACGCGACCAGTGACACTGGAACAAATATTAGTGTTTGTTTCAGGATTGAACTCAATCCCCCCACTTGGGTTTCCCCGACGTCCAATCATTGAGTTTCTTCAATGTGATGATGGCAGTAGAAAACTGTATCCAGAGGCGAACACCTGTGAGGTCACTCTGCGCCTCCCCATCCACCAGACCTATGACAGCTTTGTGCACTACATGGAGTCTGGAGTGATACAGGCTCCAACGTTTGGATTCCTTTAG